Proteins from one Cryptomeria japonica chromosome 4, Sugi_1.0, whole genome shotgun sequence genomic window:
- the LOC131076224 gene encoding acidic leucine-rich nuclear phosphoprotein 32-related protein 1-like — MRTHSNPIVIDAIKWVLGDDFVGSEDRYCVNTDITSRFVTSLLDIGLSKHLAVQLTDLIFLEKYLGGLEEVVAFADPIRGIATTSNLRRYIDHDFEEEFKEEEDDDDKDDDVDEEELEEDEDDNEE; from the exons ATGAGGACCCATAGCAACCCTATAGTCATAGATGCCATCAAATGGGTCTTAGGAGATGATTTTGTAGGCTCTGAGGATCGATACTGTGTAAACACAGATATCACCTCCCGTTTTGTCACCTCCCTGCTGGATATTGGCCTGTCCAAACACCTTGCCGTACAACTTACTGACCTGATTTTTCTTGAGAAATATCTGGGTGGGTTGGAGGAGGTGGTTGCCTTTGCAGACCCCATTCGGGGCATCGCTACTACCTCAAACCTGAGGCGTTATATAGATCATG ATTTTGAGGAGGAGTTCAAAGAAGAGGAAGATGATGATGACAAAGATGACGATGTTGATGAGGAGGAGCTTGAAgaggatgaagatgacaatgaagaataA